The window actttacctaacacaACCTCACATTATTGCATCAATGGCAGCGCTgaacccgtagggatcatatTCCTGGGGGAcaggaaggcattcagactcggTTCAAGGGATTGGAGGATAGTTTCAATCCCTCAGTTCAAAAGccactcaccagtatcaaggaacctcccttgaggggacctgACCTCGCAATATAACTTGGCGTTGAAGCTACATTGGTGTAGAGGTGCAAGTACGGAAATTCTGAATATGGTTGACCAAATTAGGAGGTATAGATTGTTTAAATCTTCATATTAACTAAATCTGGGGTACTCTGCCTTGCAACCAGTGCTGCTAGTACTCTGCCTTGCAACCAGTGCTGAGAGTACTCTGCCTTGAAACCAAGGTGCTGCTAGTACTCTGCATTGAAACCAAGGTGCTGCTAGTACTCTGCATTGAAACCAAGGCGCTGCTGGTACTTTGCCTTGCAACCAAGGTACTACTAGTACTCTGCCTTGCAACCAAGGCGCTGGTAATACTCTACCTTGAAACCAAGGCGCTGGTAATACTCTACCTTGAAACCAAGGCGCTGGTAATACTCTGCCTTGAAACCAAGGTGCTGGTAATACTCTGCCTTGAAACCAAGTCGATGGTAATACTCTACCTTGAAACCAAGGCGCTGGTAATGTTCTGCCTTGAAACCAAGGCGCTGCTCGAGTGCAAGACACGTTCGAAGTCATGCGAGGTTTCGGACTCAGAAGTGAGCTGAAGACCTTTGGCATCGAAACAAATTTTACATTTCTGTGGGTGTTGCGGCATTAAAAATGGGTAAAGAGCAATGGGGTTGAGAGAAGAAGTGTTAAGAGGTTATGGGTGTGTGATTGCCATACCTGGGTCTTGAAACCTGTGAGTAGTACTTGTCAAGTTCTTGAAGGTACTTGAGAGCGTCAGCCATGGCTGCCACTTGGGGTGGAGCTGGCTTGGCGTCAGCTACGCCCATCTCAAGCACGCCCACGACCACCACGCCCACTAGGAGAGCTGACAGCATCTGACGGTACATGACGGGTGTGTGTAGAGGAGCGGCAGAAGAGGTTGCAACCTGGCGACGATGGGACAGACAGTGAGCTGACTTCACATCTCCCGCACTTTATATACCCTGCTGGCTGGCCCCACCCCAAACACCCCCTCCATGACACGCAGGGGAAAACGCCCCCCCCTCCCACATACATATCCAACCCACTGCCTAATCCCTCCCTACATTTTCCTAACACTTACCCTTACCCGGCCAGAAATGCTCCCGTCTCTGtatattgtatcatgctgaaatagatttattattattagtagtagtagtatactactactactactactactactactactactacctccacttaCTCACACATGTAACTCCAAATGGTAGACTGATTAATTCGGCTTCAAATCTAtctactactacacgagggtcgttaaggctgCACGTCACTTGTTCACCAACATTCAATACTTCAGttcctaaaataaggattaaactctcgacgtatatacactgagagatataaatCTGTGATGTatatggttcagaaaaccgacaagttgaagaataagataCTTGTGTAACATCTGGGAATGTTACACAAATTGTTCTTCTTCAGATATAAACTTCTCGGTGTAAGGTTACAATTTTTTAGCGGGAAATTTAACTAATTTTTCGGGGTTTTGGCATTTGCTAAAAATTAATTTGATTTGTCTTTACTAATGTATTATCCATGCGTTATTTAACCCTTATTActactaacattactactactaccgtaactactactactagtggcactattactactactattagtgctagtgttgttattgctactacctctaataataaataaaatctaTACAAAATTGATGAATGAGTGTAGGCAGATATCCAATAATATGAAGGTTGCACTTCACCTTCAGCTGTGAAACAGGTGACATTAACGGTATTTCGTAAGTTGCAAAGAACCGGTAAAAACATTGCAAGTTGCATttagcaggcaggtacagtggtTCTATCTTTCACCTCAGGTCTTCACTATCCATTAGTCTCTGACGAGCGGTGGGATGTGGCAAGaatatatgtacactgagtggtatctctcactgtatacacactgggaGTGTATTTTAATTCCCCTTTTAGGGATTTAAAGTGTACCTGACTGGTGAGaaacaagtgacatgcagccttaatgaccatttGATTGGTTGATAGGCTTTAAGGCCAATTAAGCAATCAGCCTACCtattttaccaccaccaccaccacctgcagagaCCTGGTTACCTCCCAGTGAGAGGCTGCACACGCCAGAGAAATCAATTTACCAAAATTTAAGTTTTGCTTCATAGGGCTAGAAagtatttttttaaatatgtgaTATCACATAATGTGATTCACATCAGGCGTTTTAATTTGTGTGATTTAGTGTGCACAGTCACACTGTCACACAGTTACTGACGCCCTAGCTGCTAGATTACCAAATGACACTCCTATCTACTGTCACTATTACAATCACTTACTCCCTTCCTGTTAGACTACTAGGTGACACTGCCGCTATCTATTGTCACCATCACACAATCACTGGCTCCTTACCTGCTAGACTACCAGGTAACACTGCCACCTAGAAATCACTTAATATCACTGCCACCAAACCAGGATTCAACAAAAACTATTGGTCAAAAACTTGTAAATACGTCACTACCATTGTAAGCTGCCACCATTACATGGTAGCCAAGTTCATGCACCCTTCATGTACCTCTGTGATCtgattaccaccatcaccatggctaTGAGCTGCATATCAAACCTACTAAGTTAAACTTTATAGTATTGCTTTGGAATACTTATGTCAATATTACTCCCCTCCAGGAAGGCTCATTGATATTTATGAGGGGATCTTAATTTAAAGAACCGGACCAATACTTCAATTCTTTGAATCAAATCTGaattccttccatttcttgaggCACTTGTatgacctctccctcaccatgggTTGAATGCCTCCCCAtgatgtaatggtggtagtagtagtaataataataataatcccaataTTACTGCCTGTCCACCCTCACGATAACGCTTTAGCAATAAATATAGCTGAGTTATACCTCACAAAGAACAGCAGATGACGTAATAAACGAAAAATctgatatataaatacatatatactgAAGAAAATGATGggagcattattattatattaagggAAGAGCGGTAAACTTGTATGGGTGCCCGGGGGCTGCAGGATGGACAAGAAAGATATATAGTTGCCACTCGATACCAAGTCTGCTGGAATTAGCTTTGTTTCTCAGATGAGAGTTGTCACCCGAGaagcagctgttgttgctgtttgttgctgctctgttgttactgctgttgttattgctactgttgttgctgctgctgctctgttgttactgctgttgttattgctactgttgttgcttctgctgctgctctgttgttactgctactgttgttgttgctgctgctgctgctctgttgttactgctactgttgttgctgctgctgctgctgctgctctgttgttactgctactgttgttgctgctgctgttgttactgctgttgttgctgctattgttactgctactgttgttgctgctgctgttgttgctgctgctgttgttactgctgttgttgctactgttgttactgctactgttgttgctgctgctgttgttactgctactgttgttgctgctattgttactgctactgttgttgctgctgctgttgttgctgatgctgttgttacggctgttgttgctactgttgttactgctactgttgttgctgctgctgttgttactgctactgttgttgctgctgctgttattactgctactgttgttgctgctgctgttgttactgctactgttgttgttgctgctgttattactgctactgttgttgctgctgctgttgttactgctactattgttgctgctgttgttgctgcgattgttactgctactgttgttgctgctgctgttgttgctgctactgctgttactgctgctgttgttgttcctgttgttgtagctgttgtttctgctactgttgttgttgctgctgttattactgctactgttgttgttgctgctgttattactgctactgttgttgttgctgctgttgttactgctgctgttgttgttgctgttgttactgctgctgttgttgctgctgttgttactgctgctgttgttgctgctgttgttactgctgctgttgttgctgctgttgttactgctgctgtcttcaccactatcatctggctggttcccttcaccactatcatctggctagttcccttcaccactatcatctggctggttgccttcaccactatcatctggctagttcccttcaccactatcatctggctggttgccttcaccactatcatctggctagttcccttcaccactatcatctgaCTAGttgtcttcaccactatcatctgactagttcccttcaccactatcatctgaCTAGttgtcttcaccactatcatctgactagttcccttcaccactatcatctggctagttgccttcaccactatcatctggctatttgccttcaccactatcatctggctagttgtcttcaccactatcatctgaCTAGttgtcttcaccactatcatctggctagttgtcttcaccactatcatctggctagttgtcttcaccactatcatctgaCTAGttgtcttcaccactatcatctgaCTAGttgtcttcaccactatcatctgaCTAGttgtcttcaccactatcatctgaCTAGttgtcttcaccactatcatctggctAGTTCCCTTCACCACTAGCTAGttgtcttcaccactatcatctggctAGTTGCCTTCACCACTAGCTAGttgtcttcaccactatcatctgaCTAGttgtcttcaccactatcatctgaCTAGttgtcttcaccactatcatctggctagttgtcttcaccactatcatctgaCTAGttgtcttcaccactatcatctgactagttcccttcaccactatcatctggctagttgtcttcaccactatcatctgaCTAGttgtcttcaccactatcatctggctagttgtcttcaccactatcatctggctagttgtcttcaccactatcatctgaCTAGttgtcttcaccactatcatctgaCTAGttgtcttcaccactatcatctgaCTAGttgtcttcaccactatcatctgaCTAGttgtcttcaccactatcatctggctAGTTCCCTTCACCACTAGCTAGttgtcttcaccactatcatctggctAGTTGCCTTCACCACTAGCTAGttgtcttcaccactatcatctgaCTAGttgtcttcaccactatcatctgaCTAGttgtcttcaccactatcatctggctagttgccttcaccactatcatctggctagttgccttcaccactatcatctgaCTAGttgtcttcaccactatcatctggctagttcccttcaccactatcatctggctagttgccttcaccactatcatctggctagttcccttcaccactatcatctggctagttgccttcaccactatcatcttgCTAGttgccttcaccactatcatctggctagttcccttcaccactatcatctggctagttcccttcaccactatcatctggctagttcccttcaccactatcatctggctagttgccttcaccactatcatcttgctagttcccttcaccactatcatcttgCTAGttgccttcaccactatcatcttgctagttcccttcaccactatcatctggctagttcccttcaccactatcatctggctagttcccttcaccactatcatctggctagttcccttcaccactatcatcttgCTAGttgccttcaccactatcatcttgCTAGttgccttcaccactatcatctggttagttcccttcaccactatcatctggctagttgccttcaccactatcatctgaCTAGttgtcttcaccactatcatctggctagttcccttcaccactatcatctggctagttgccttcaccactatcatctggctagttcccttcaccactatcatctggctAGTTGCTTTCACCACTATCATCTGACTAGttgtcttcaccactatcatctggctagttgtcttcaccactatcatctggctagttgccttcaccactatcatctggctagttcccttcaccactatcatctggctagttcccttcaccactatcatctggctagttgccttcaccactatcatctggctagttcccttcaccactatcatctggctagttgccttcaccactatcatctgaCTAGttgtcttcaccactatcatctggctagttcccttcaccactatcatctggctagttgccttcaccactatcatctgaCTAGttgtcttcaccactatcatctggctagttcccttcaccactatcatctggctagttgccttcaccactatcatctggctagttcccttcaccactatcatctggctagttcccttcaccactatcatctgaCTAGttgtcttcaccactatcatctggctagttcccttcaccactatcatctggctagttgccttcaccactatcatctggctagttcccttcaccactatcatctggctagttcccttcaccactatcattTGGCTAGttgtcttcaccactatcatctggctagttcccttcaccactatcatctggctagttgccttcaccactatcatctggctagttcccttcaccactatcatctggctagttcccttcaccactatcatctggctagttgccttcaccactatcatctggctagttcccttcaccactatcatctggctagttgccttcaccactatcatctggctagttgccttcaccactatcatctggctggttgccttcaccactatcatctggctagttgccttcaccactatcatctggctggttgccttcaccactatcatctggctagttgtcttcaccactatcatctggctagttcccttcaccactatcatctgaCTAGttgtcttcaccactatcatctggctagttgtcttcaccactatcatctggctagttgccttcaccactatcatctggctagttgccttcaccactatcatctggctagttgccttcaccactatcatctggctagttcccttcaccactatcatctggctagttcccttcaccactatcatctggctagttgtcttcaccactatcatctggctagttcccttcaccactatcatctggctagttcccttcaccactatcatctggctagttgtcttcaccactatcatctggctagttcccttcaccactatcatctggctagttcccttcaccactatcatctggctagttgtcttcaccactatcatctggctagttcccttcaccactatcatctggctggttgccttcaccactatcatctggctagttgtcgtcaccactatcatctggctagttgccttcaccactatcatctggctagttcccttcaccactatcatctggctagttgccttcaccactatcatctggctggttgccttcaccactatcatctggctAGTTGTCTTCACCACTATTATCTGACTAGttgtcttcaccactatcatctggctagttcccttcaccactatcatctggctagttgccttcaccactatcatctggctggttgccttcaccactatcatctggctagttgccttcaccactatcatctggctagttgtcttcaccactatcatctggctagttcccttcaccactatcatctggctggttgccttcaccactatcatctggctagttgtcttcaccactatcatctgaCTAGttgtcttcaccactatcatctggctagttcccttcaccactatcatctggctggttgccttcaccactatcatctggctagttcccttcaccactatcatctggctAGTTGCCTTCACCTCTATCATCTGGCTGGttgccttcaccactatcatctggctagttgtcttcaccactatcatctggctagttcccttcaccactatcatctggctagttgccttcaccactatcatctggctagttcccttcaccactatcatctggctagttgccttcaccactatcatctggctagttcccttcaccactatcatctgaCTAGttgtcttcaccactatcatctgactagttcccttcaccactatcatctgaCTAGttgtcttcaccactatcatctgactagttcccttcaccactatcatctggctatttgccttcaccactatcatctgaCTAGttgtcttcaccactatcatctggctAGTTCCCTTCACCACTAGCTAGttgtcttcaccactatcatctggctAGTTGCCTTCACCACTAGCTAGttgtcttcaccactatcatctgaCTAGttgtcttcaccactatcatctgaCTAGttgtcttcaccactatcatctggctagttgccttcaccactatcatctggctagttgccttcaccactatcatctgaCTAGttgtcttcaccactatcatctggctagttcccttcaccactatcatctggctagttgccttcaccactatcatctggctagttcccttcaccactatcatctggctagttgccttcaccactatcatcttgCTAGttgccttcaccactatcatctggctagttcccttcaccactatcatctggctagttcccttcaccactatcatctggctagttcccttcaccactatcatctggctagttgccttcaccactatcatcttgctagttcccttcaccactatcatcttgCTAGttgccttcaccactatcatcttgCTAGTTCCCTTCACTATCATCTGGCTAGttcccttcaccactatcatctggctagttcccttcaccactatcatctggctagttgccttcaccactatcatcttgCTAGttgccttcaccactatcatcttgCTAGttgccttcaccactatcatctggctagttcccttcaccactatcatctggctagttgccttcaccactatcatctgaCTAGTTGTCTTCACTATCATCTGGCTAGttcccttcaccactatcatctggctagttgccttcaccactatcatctggctagttcccttcaccactatcatctggctAGTTGCTTTCACCACTATCATCTGACTAGttgtcttcaccactatcatctggctagttcccttcaccactatcatctggctagttcccttcaccactatcatctggctagttcccttcaccactatcatctggctagttcccttcaccactatcatctggctagttgccttcaccactatcatctggctagttcccttcaccactatcatctggctagttgccttcaccactatcatctgaCTAGttgtcttcaccactatcatctggctagttcccttcaccactatcatctggctagttgccttcaccactatcatctgaCTAGttgtcttcaccactatcatctggctagttcccttcaccactatcatctggctagttgccttcaccactatcatctggctagttcccttcaccactatcatctggctagttcccttcaccactatcatctgaCTAGttgtcttcaccactatcatctggctagttcccttcaccactatcatctggctagttgccttcaccactatcatctgaCTAGttgtcttcaccactatcatctggctagttcccttcaccactatcatctggctagttcccttcaccactatcatctggctagttgtcttcaccactatcatctggctagttcccttcaccactatcatctggctagttgccttcaccactatcatctgaCTAGttgtcttcaccactatcatctggctagttcccttcaccactatcatctggctagttgccttcaccactatcatctggctagttcccttcaccactatcatctggctagttgccttcaccactatcatctggctagttcccttcaccactatcatctggctagttgccttcaccactatcatctggctagttcccttcaccactatcatctggctagttgccttcaccactatcatctggctagttgccttcaccactatcatctggctagttcccttcaccactatcatctggctagttgccttcaccactatcatctgaCTAGttgtcttcaccactatcatctggctagttgccttcaccactatcatcttgCTAGttgccttcaccactatcatcttgCTAGttgccttcaccactatcatctggctggttgccttcaccactatcatctggctagttgccttcaccactatcatctggctagttgccttcaccactatcatctggctagttgtcttcaccactatcatcttgCTAGttgccttcaccact of the Cherax quadricarinatus isolate ZL_2023a chromosome 79, ASM3850222v1, whole genome shotgun sequence genome contains:
- the NPF gene encoding neuropeptide F isoform X4; the encoded protein is MYRQMLSALLVGVVVVGVLEMGVADAKPAPPQVAAMADALKYLQELDKYYSQVSRPRFGKRSEYVAPADDTMMEASERILESLSRRR